From Urocitellus parryii isolate mUroPar1 chromosome 12 unlocalized genomic scaffold, mUroPar1.hap1 SUPER_12_unloc_3, whole genome shotgun sequence, the proteins below share one genomic window:
- the Lman2l gene encoding VIP36-like protein isoform X1 codes for MAAALRPSEWWQRWRRRLSAWDGSRMLLLLLLLGSGQGPRRVWAGQTFEYLKREHSLSKPYQGVGTGSSSLWNLMGNAMVMTQYIRLTPDMQSKQGALWNRVPCFLRDWELQVHFKIHGQGKKNLHGDGLAIWYTKDRMQPGPVFGNMDKFVGLGVFVDTYPNEEKQQEAQKRRYSPGVQRVFPYISAMVNNGSLSYDHERDGRPTELGGCTAIVRNLHYDTFLVIRYVKRHLTIMMDIDGKHEWRDCIEVPGVRLPRGYYFGTSSITGDLSDNHDVISLKLFELTVERTPEEEKLHRDVFLPSVDNMKLPDMTAPLPPLSGLALFLIVFFSLVFSVFAIVIGIILYNKWQEQSRKRFY; via the exons ATGGCGGCGGCCCTGAGACCCTCTGAGTGGTGGCAGCGGTGGCGGCGGCGCTTGTCGGCTTGGGATGGGTCCAGGATGTTGCTTCTTCTCCTCTTATTGGGGTCTGGGCAGGGGCCACGGCGAGTCTGGGCGGGTCAAACGTTCGAGTACTTGAAACGGGAGCACTCGCTGTCGAAGCCTTACCAGG GTGTGGGCACAGGCAGCTCCTCACTGTGGAATCTGATGGGCAATGCCATGGTAATGACCCAGTATATCCGCCTTACTCCTGATATGCAAAGTAAACAGGGTGCCTTGTGGAACCGGGTG CCATGTTTCCTGAGAGACTGGGAATTGCAGGTGCACTTTAAGATTCATGGACAAGGCAAGAAGAATCTGCATGGGGATGGCTTGGCAATCTGGTACACAAAGGATCGAATGCAGCCAG GGCCTGTGTTTGGAAACATGGACAAATTTGTGGGGCTGGGAGTATTTGTAGACACCTACCCCAATGAGGAGAAGCAGCAAGAG GCCCAGAAGAGGCGATACTCTCCAGGAGTCCAG CGGGTGTTCCCCTACATCTCAGCCATGGTGAACAACGGCTCCCTCAGCTATGATCATGAGCGAGATGGGCGGCCCACAGAACTGGGGGGATGTACAGCTATTGTCCGCAATCTCCATTATGATACCTTCCTTGTGATTCGCTATGTCAAGAGGCATCTGACG aTAATGATGGATATCGATGGCAAGCATGAGTGGAGGGACTGCATTGAGGTGCCTGGGGTTCGTCTGCCCCGTGGCTACTACTTTGGCACCTCCTCCATCACTGGGGATCTCTCAG ATAATCATGATGTCATTTCTCTGAAGTTGTTTGAGCTGACAGTGGAAAGGACCCCAGAAGAGGAGAAGCTGCATCGAGACGTGTTCTTGCCCTCGGTAGACAATATGAAGTTGCCTGACA TGACGGCCCCACTGCCACCTTTGAGTGGCCTGGCCCTCTTCCTCATCGTCTTTTTCTCTCTGGTGTTTTCTGTATTTGCCATTGTCATTGGTATCATACTCTACAACAAATGGCAAGAACAGAGTCGAAAGCGCTTCTACTGA
- the Lman2l gene encoding VIP36-like protein isoform X3, with translation MDKARRICMGMAWQSGTQRIECSQRVFPYISAMVNNGSLSYDHERDGRPTELGGCTAIVRNLHYDTFLVIRYVKRHLTIMMDIDGKHEWRDCIEVPGVRLPRGYYFGTSSITGDLSDNHDVISLKLFELTVERTPEEEKLHRDVFLPSVDNMKLPDMTAPLPPLSGLALFLIVFFSLVFSVFAIVIGIILYNKWQEQSRKRFY, from the exons ATGGACAAGGCAAGAAGAATCTGCATGGGGATGGCTTGGCAATCTGGTACACAAAGGATCGAATGCAGCCAG CGGGTGTTCCCCTACATCTCAGCCATGGTGAACAACGGCTCCCTCAGCTATGATCATGAGCGAGATGGGCGGCCCACAGAACTGGGGGGATGTACAGCTATTGTCCGCAATCTCCATTATGATACCTTCCTTGTGATTCGCTATGTCAAGAGGCATCTGACG aTAATGATGGATATCGATGGCAAGCATGAGTGGAGGGACTGCATTGAGGTGCCTGGGGTTCGTCTGCCCCGTGGCTACTACTTTGGCACCTCCTCCATCACTGGGGATCTCTCAG ATAATCATGATGTCATTTCTCTGAAGTTGTTTGAGCTGACAGTGGAAAGGACCCCAGAAGAGGAGAAGCTGCATCGAGACGTGTTCTTGCCCTCGGTAGACAATATGAAGTTGCCTGACA TGACGGCCCCACTGCCACCTTTGAGTGGCCTGGCCCTCTTCCTCATCGTCTTTTTCTCTCTGGTGTTTTCTGTATTTGCCATTGTCATTGGTATCATACTCTACAACAAATGGCAAGAACAGAGTCGAAAGCGCTTCTACTGA
- the Lman2l gene encoding VIP36-like protein isoform X2, giving the protein MAAALRPSEWWQRWRRRLSAWDGSRMLLLLLLLGSGQGPRRVWAGQTFEYLKREHSLSKPYQGVGTGSSSLWNLMGNAMVMTQYIRLTPDMQSKQGALWNRVPCFLRDWELQVHFKIHGQGKKNLHGDGLAIWYTKDRMQPGPVFGNMDKFVGLGVFVDTYPNEEKQQERVFPYISAMVNNGSLSYDHERDGRPTELGGCTAIVRNLHYDTFLVIRYVKRHLTIMMDIDGKHEWRDCIEVPGVRLPRGYYFGTSSITGDLSDNHDVISLKLFELTVERTPEEEKLHRDVFLPSVDNMKLPDMTAPLPPLSGLALFLIVFFSLVFSVFAIVIGIILYNKWQEQSRKRFY; this is encoded by the exons ATGGCGGCGGCCCTGAGACCCTCTGAGTGGTGGCAGCGGTGGCGGCGGCGCTTGTCGGCTTGGGATGGGTCCAGGATGTTGCTTCTTCTCCTCTTATTGGGGTCTGGGCAGGGGCCACGGCGAGTCTGGGCGGGTCAAACGTTCGAGTACTTGAAACGGGAGCACTCGCTGTCGAAGCCTTACCAGG GTGTGGGCACAGGCAGCTCCTCACTGTGGAATCTGATGGGCAATGCCATGGTAATGACCCAGTATATCCGCCTTACTCCTGATATGCAAAGTAAACAGGGTGCCTTGTGGAACCGGGTG CCATGTTTCCTGAGAGACTGGGAATTGCAGGTGCACTTTAAGATTCATGGACAAGGCAAGAAGAATCTGCATGGGGATGGCTTGGCAATCTGGTACACAAAGGATCGAATGCAGCCAG GGCCTGTGTTTGGAAACATGGACAAATTTGTGGGGCTGGGAGTATTTGTAGACACCTACCCCAATGAGGAGAAGCAGCAAGAG CGGGTGTTCCCCTACATCTCAGCCATGGTGAACAACGGCTCCCTCAGCTATGATCATGAGCGAGATGGGCGGCCCACAGAACTGGGGGGATGTACAGCTATTGTCCGCAATCTCCATTATGATACCTTCCTTGTGATTCGCTATGTCAAGAGGCATCTGACG aTAATGATGGATATCGATGGCAAGCATGAGTGGAGGGACTGCATTGAGGTGCCTGGGGTTCGTCTGCCCCGTGGCTACTACTTTGGCACCTCCTCCATCACTGGGGATCTCTCAG ATAATCATGATGTCATTTCTCTGAAGTTGTTTGAGCTGACAGTGGAAAGGACCCCAGAAGAGGAGAAGCTGCATCGAGACGTGTTCTTGCCCTCGGTAGACAATATGAAGTTGCCTGACA TGACGGCCCCACTGCCACCTTTGAGTGGCCTGGCCCTCTTCCTCATCGTCTTTTTCTCTCTGGTGTTTTCTGTATTTGCCATTGTCATTGGTATCATACTCTACAACAAATGGCAAGAACAGAGTCGAAAGCGCTTCTACTGA